The proteins below come from a single Clarias gariepinus isolate MV-2021 ecotype Netherlands chromosome 17, CGAR_prim_01v2, whole genome shotgun sequence genomic window:
- the golga7 gene encoding golgin subfamily A member 7, producing the protein MAETHSLQDLRQQATVASKVFVQRDYTSGTICRFQTKFPTELETRIDKQQFEETIHMLNNLYAEAEKLGGKSYLEGCLACLTAYTIFLCMETHYEKVLKKIAKYIQEQNEKIYAPLGLLLTDPIERGLRVVEITIFEDRSIGSR; encoded by the exons ACGCACAGCTTGCAGGATCTGAGGCAGCAGGCCACCGTCGCCTCCAAAGTGTTCGTTCAGCGCGACTACACATCAGGAACCATCTGCAGATTTCAAACCAAATTCCCTACCGAGCTCGAGACCAGG ATTGATAAGCAGCAGTTTGAGGAGACGATCCATATGCTGAACAATCTGTACGCTGAGGCGGAGAAGCTGGGAGGAAAGTCGTATTtagagggctgcctcgcctgcCTCACTGCCTACACCATCTTCCTCTGCATGGAGACGCACTACGAAAAA GTGCTGAAAAAGATCGCCAAGTACATTCAGGAGCAGAATGAGAAGATCTACGCTCCCCTGGGTCTGCTTCTCACCGATCCAATCGAGAGAGGACTCCGAGTC GTGGAGATAACCATATTTGAGGACAGAAGCATCGGCTCAAGATAA